One window from the genome of Methanobacterium formicicum encodes:
- a CDS encoding tRNA (guanine(10)-N(2))-dimethyltransferase translates to MVELSEIDFLWVEEGQVRMKIPQFEKVTARAPVFFNPVMELNRDLSVAALSFYQQQKGEDIAICDAFGGSGIRGIRYAQEIKNVSLAVVNDLNPLAVELAKENIKNNGLTNVKACREDANLILRKCGGKFDVIDIDPFGTPAPYVESAAASLKAGGLICITATDTSALCGTYKKPCIRKYSAKPLRNEYCHETGLRILAGFMCRTFSKYKKYLEFQFSHSTEHYMRIYALVGKGAKNTDDSLENLGYIAHCPKCLNRQVFKGLTPRIPLECPECGQVPHVTGPLWCGEMQNSEFIQGMLDLVPDLKINREVEVIKLLEKCRDEAGAPPTFYDVHTICKKLKISASPRERVMENIRKKGYLVKLTHFNPNGLKTDAPLSVIEQAIKNEG, encoded by the coding sequence ATGGTTGAACTTAGCGAGATAGACTTTTTATGGGTAGAAGAAGGCCAGGTAAGGATGAAGATCCCCCAATTTGAAAAGGTAACAGCCAGGGCTCCGGTCTTTTTCAATCCAGTTATGGAACTTAACCGGGACCTTTCAGTAGCTGCCTTATCCTTTTATCAACAGCAGAAAGGGGAAGATATTGCCATCTGTGACGCCTTTGGAGGTAGTGGAATACGGGGCATACGTTATGCCCAGGAAATAAAAAATGTTTCCCTGGCAGTAGTGAACGATTTAAACCCCCTGGCAGTTGAACTTGCCAAGGAAAATATTAAAAATAATGGTTTAACCAATGTTAAGGCCTGTAGGGAGGATGCTAATCTTATTCTCCGGAAATGTGGGGGTAAATTTGATGTTATCGATATTGACCCCTTTGGAACCCCGGCTCCCTATGTTGAATCTGCGGCTGCCAGTCTTAAAGCAGGGGGATTGATCTGCATTACCGCCACCGACACTTCCGCCCTGTGTGGTACCTACAAAAAACCATGCATACGAAAATATAGTGCCAAACCCTTGAGGAATGAGTACTGTCACGAAACAGGCTTGAGAATACTGGCTGGATTCATGTGCCGCACCTTTTCTAAATATAAAAAGTATCTGGAGTTCCAATTCTCCCACAGCACAGAACACTACATGCGCATCTACGCCCTGGTGGGTAAAGGAGCTAAAAATACTGATGATTCACTTGAAAACCTTGGTTATATTGCACATTGCCCCAAATGTCTTAACCGACAGGTTTTTAAAGGTTTGACCCCCAGGATACCCCTGGAATGTCCGGAGTGTGGTCAAGTGCCCCATGTGACCGGGCCCCTGTGGTGTGGGGAAATGCAGAACTCGGAGTTTATTCAGGGTATGTTGGATTTAGTGCCAGATTTGAAGATAAACCGGGAAGTAGAAGTCATTAAACTCCTGGAAAAATGTAGGGATGAAGCTGGTGCACCACCTACCTTCTACGATGTGCACACTATTTGTAAAAAGTTGAAGATTAGTGCCTCTCCCCGGGAAAGGGTGATGGAAAATATTAGGAAGAAGGGATACCTGGTTAAACTCACCCATTTCAACCCCAATGGTTTGAAGACTGATGCTCCCCTATCAGTCATTGAACAGGCCATTAAGAATGAAGGATAG
- a CDS encoding DUF4013 domain-containing protein has protein sequence MDIGYLTSDAIKYPSQDWKKVLILGILILTSFLIVPAFLVMGYVFRAMKWSIAGVDQLPEFDEWGEMFTDGLKILVVELAYFIIPTILVVMGMWASLGALVASGVSGNELSFNSAFSTFGFMGGLIITGLVFAVIFGVFFTIAIANMAYHDSKIQAAFRFHEILNRIRAIGGVDYVIWYVMMIFLGIIISTLIGLLGFVPVLGWALIVLLLYPYVYLLYARALGLLFLSGLETQ, from the coding sequence TTGGATATAGGATATTTAACTTCTGATGCAATAAAATATCCCTCACAGGATTGGAAAAAGGTTTTAATCCTTGGAATTTTAATTTTAACCAGTTTTTTAATTGTCCCTGCTTTTTTAGTCATGGGATATGTTTTCCGGGCCATGAAATGGTCTATCGCCGGGGTGGACCAGTTACCAGAATTTGATGAATGGGGAGAGATGTTCACCGATGGTCTTAAAATTCTGGTGGTGGAACTGGCCTACTTCATCATCCCCACCATTTTGGTAGTTATGGGCATGTGGGCTTCCCTGGGCGCATTAGTGGCTTCAGGAGTTTCCGGGAATGAACTATCATTCAATAGTGCTTTCAGTACCTTCGGTTTTATGGGAGGACTGATCATCACCGGATTGGTGTTTGCAGTCATTTTTGGAGTGTTTTTCACCATCGCCATAGCCAACATGGCTTACCATGATAGTAAAATCCAGGCAGCCTTCCGTTTCCATGAAATTCTAAACCGGATCAGGGCCATTGGCGGGGTGGACTACGTAATCTGGTACGTGATGATGATCTTCCTGGGAATAATCATCAGCACCTTAATAGGATTACTGGGCTTTGTACCAGTCCTGGGTTGGGCTTTAATCGTTTTATTGCTTTACCCCTATGTTTATTTATTATATGCCAGAGCTCTGGGACTGTTGTTCCTATCGGGCTTGGAAACCCAGTGA
- a CDS encoding DUF4013 domain-containing protein: MDIGEIISDSISYPSQDWKKVIILGILTIISILIIPVFLVMGYFFRILKSSIAGFDELPDFDEWGEMFIDGLKIFVVQFVYLLIPLIVMFIGAWASIASMSVTEAGSLANPTLAFGLIGGTAIIGIILAILFELIGSIAVANMALNDSEFGAAFRFSEILEKISMIGWGKYIVWYIVMIIISFIGGIIASVLQVIPFIGMIIALLVVYPYLTMFSARSLALLFGSAVEME; this comes from the coding sequence ATGGATATTGGAGAAATTATTTCAGATTCCATTAGTTATCCGTCTCAGGACTGGAAAAAAGTAATTATACTGGGAATTTTGACCATTATAAGCATTTTAATAATTCCAGTCTTCCTGGTAATGGGATACTTTTTCAGAATTTTAAAAAGTTCCATAGCCGGTTTTGACGAACTCCCTGACTTTGATGAATGGGGAGAGATGTTCATAGACGGTTTAAAAATATTTGTAGTACAATTTGTATACCTTTTGATACCACTGATAGTAATGTTTATTGGAGCATGGGCTTCAATCGCATCTATGTCTGTAACTGAAGCAGGCAGCCTAGCCAATCCAACTTTAGCCTTTGGACTCATTGGTGGAACAGCCATTATTGGAATTATCTTAGCAATACTCTTCGAATTAATCGGATCTATTGCTGTTGCCAATATGGCCCTAAATGACAGCGAATTTGGAGCTGCGTTCCGATTCAGTGAAATTCTAGAGAAAATATCAATGATTGGATGGGGCAAATACATAGTATGGTACATCGTGATGATCATCATCAGCTTCATCGGTGGAATCATTGCCAGCGTACTACAGGTAATTCCATTCATAGGTATGATAATTGCCCTGTTAGTGGTTTACCCCTACTTAACCATGTTCAGTGCAAGATCTCTGGCCCTTTTATTCGGATCAGCTGTGGAAATGGAATAA
- a CDS encoding glutamate synthase-related protein: MKQILLTNPDKCDGCNDCIEACASVNGESSIFLHKMTEGYQTIVCQQCINPSCLKGCFRDAIYREDNVVKINQDLCVGCRLCMLMCPIGSITYTADQMLKCEQQCMQGPDDEPACVKSCGENCLSVVDVKDFATGLQTNFEMDNSMGSAAPRPLSPSGELAVSTEGLCVFCGTCEIVCPTNAIKIVDSHAEIDKSKCIMCGSCTAACPVLIPTGAGSIWDPRTIADIRYTSKAGKYVLRGFGTERRLPNLDDIIILPGQATVSPVDKYREPCNTKVVLGSRYAENPLELETPVLIAGMSFGALSEECKVAMAKGSALVGSCANTGEGGMLPRERECADKLMVQYSSGRFGVSADYLNVGDAIEVKIGQGAKPGMGGHLLAEKVSPKVAEIRGIPLGTDALSPARFLDSTRPGDLAKHIELIREVTDWQVPIVVKLGPGRVKDDVQAVAEAGADVISVDGMEGGTGAAPEVVIEHTGIPTLAALMEAVHGLEEIGMKDTVDLIITGGIRSGADVAKSMALGADAVYIGTGAMIAMGCRACRMCYTGKCPVGVATQDPLLCERLDVDLAAMRVANYIKSMTEETKMLAQLAGHDDIRKFSPDDLRALNSDTAKITGLRLTGM, translated from the coding sequence ATGAAACAGATACTTTTAACCAATCCCGATAAGTGTGACGGATGTAACGACTGTATTGAAGCCTGTGCATCAGTCAACGGTGAAAGCAGTATTTTCCTGCACAAAATGACCGAAGGCTACCAAACCATTGTCTGCCAACAGTGCATAAACCCATCCTGTCTAAAAGGATGCTTCCGGGATGCCATATACCGTGAAGACAACGTGGTGAAAATCAACCAGGACCTGTGTGTGGGCTGCCGCCTGTGCATGTTAATGTGCCCCATTGGAAGCATAACCTACACTGCTGACCAGATGCTAAAATGTGAGCAGCAGTGCATGCAGGGCCCGGACGACGAACCAGCATGTGTCAAATCCTGTGGAGAAAATTGCCTGAGTGTGGTGGATGTTAAAGATTTCGCCACCGGTTTGCAGACTAACTTTGAAATGGATAATTCCATGGGATCAGCAGCACCCCGACCATTATCCCCCTCTGGAGAACTGGCAGTATCCACCGAAGGACTCTGTGTTTTCTGCGGTACCTGTGAAATTGTCTGCCCCACCAACGCCATCAAAATAGTGGATAGCCATGCAGAAATCGATAAAAGCAAGTGTATAATGTGTGGGTCATGTACTGCCGCCTGCCCCGTACTCATACCCACCGGGGCCGGAAGTATATGGGACCCTAGAACAATTGCTGACATACGCTACACCTCCAAGGCAGGTAAATACGTTCTCCGAGGTTTCGGTACAGAACGAAGACTACCCAACCTGGATGATATCATCATACTACCGGGACAGGCCACAGTATCCCCGGTGGACAAGTACCGGGAACCCTGTAACACCAAGGTAGTTTTGGGGTCACGATACGCTGAAAACCCACTGGAACTGGAAACCCCAGTACTCATTGCTGGAATGTCCTTTGGAGCACTTTCCGAGGAATGTAAAGTGGCTATGGCCAAGGGTTCTGCCCTGGTAGGTTCCTGTGCCAACACTGGTGAAGGAGGAATGCTCCCCAGGGAAAGGGAATGTGCAGACAAGCTCATGGTCCAGTACTCCTCCGGAAGATTCGGAGTCTCCGCTGATTATCTCAATGTGGGAGATGCCATAGAAGTTAAGATTGGACAGGGAGCCAAACCAGGAATGGGAGGACACCTCCTGGCTGAAAAAGTGAGCCCCAAAGTTGCCGAAATCAGGGGAATACCCCTGGGAACTGACGCCCTGAGCCCAGCAAGATTCCTGGACTCCACCCGTCCAGGAGACCTGGCCAAACACATTGAACTCATACGTGAGGTCACGGACTGGCAGGTCCCAATTGTGGTTAAACTGGGACCGGGAAGGGTGAAAGATGATGTTCAGGCCGTGGCTGAAGCCGGGGCCGATGTTATATCAGTGGATGGAATGGAAGGAGGAACTGGTGCCGCACCAGAAGTGGTTATCGAGCACACCGGAATCCCTACCCTGGCCGCACTGATGGAAGCAGTCCATGGACTGGAAGAAATAGGAATGAAAGACACCGTGGATCTTATAATCACCGGTGGAATAAGGAGTGGGGCTGATGTAGCCAAATCAATGGCTCTGGGTGCCGATGCAGTGTACATTGGAACCGGGGCCATGATCGCCATGGGATGCCGGGCCTGCCGTATGTGTTACACTGGTAAATGTCCGGTGGGAGTGGCCACCCAGGATCCACTACTGTGCGAACGCCTGGACGTGGATCTGGCCGCTATGAGGGTAGCTAACTACATCAAATCCATGACTGAGGAAACCAAGATGTTAGCCCAGCTGGCTGGTCACGATGACATCCGCAAGTTCTCCCCCGATGATCTGCGGGCCCTCAACAGTGACACTGCCAAGATAACTGGTCTGCGCCTCACCGGGATGTAA
- a CDS encoding tributyrin esterase: MNVEIKKALSEDKNNITLEKPGKLNSIAVGLGPEAEITLNGDVGDFVAALNNGASIEINGNVGRYVGDNMTSGEIIIKGSAEEGVGFGTYNGTIVVYGDAGDAVGQLNKGGILLINGNMGSHAGLYMLSGDIIVTGDAGEYTGDWMIGGNIYVAGKYQTGTNAAVTELTAEDKDKLTKIFQEYSVEAQPLDFVKIGPEELRPFYGKQEANK; this comes from the coding sequence TTGAATGTTGAAATTAAAAAAGCATTATCTGAAGATAAAAATAATATAACACTGGAAAAACCGGGAAAACTAAACTCAATAGCAGTTGGACTGGGGCCTGAAGCAGAAATCACCCTTAATGGTGATGTGGGAGACTTCGTAGCCGCACTTAACAATGGAGCATCCATAGAAATAAATGGAAATGTGGGTCGCTATGTAGGGGACAACATGACCTCTGGTGAAATCATCATCAAAGGCTCTGCTGAAGAAGGTGTGGGATTCGGAACCTACAACGGAACTATAGTGGTTTATGGTGATGCGGGAGATGCTGTGGGTCAGCTAAACAAGGGAGGTATTCTACTCATCAACGGTAACATGGGTAGCCACGCTGGACTTTACATGCTTAGTGGAGACATAATCGTTACCGGAGATGCTGGTGAATACACCGGGGACTGGATGATTGGTGGAAACATTTACGTGGCAGGGAAGTACCAGACCGGTACCAATGCTGCGGTAACTGAACTCACCGCGGAAGATAAGGATAAATTAACCAAAATCTTCCAGGAATACTCCGTGGAGGCCCAACCCCTAGACTTTGTTAAAATTGGTCCTGAAGAGCTAAGGCCATTCTATGGTAAACAGGAGGCCAACAAATGA
- a CDS encoding ArsR/SmtB family transcription factor — protein MKTLITNLRGQCLFNVSMETQPDGLISLYHGKYRKTELDSFLKGGEIQINAEKPQGALTRILEIIRGAKIHGEVYVAYGAGDIGPLLNFAANQEGVDGIFSCYQEKVVRFPPLQLKISKTRLKIMKLLAQKDLTAIEIGEEVEISRAMVYKHLNGLIEMGMVKRSESMEKYSITKAGMLALI, from the coding sequence ATGAAAACCCTGATCACTAACCTTAGGGGGCAGTGCCTCTTCAATGTCTCTATGGAGACCCAGCCCGATGGATTAATTAGCCTTTATCATGGTAAATACCGTAAAACTGAATTGGATTCCTTCTTGAAGGGAGGTGAAATTCAGATCAACGCTGAAAAACCCCAGGGTGCATTAACCCGGATTTTAGAGATTATTAGAGGGGCTAAAATACATGGAGAAGTTTACGTGGCCTATGGTGCGGGAGATATCGGTCCTCTTTTGAATTTTGCAGCCAACCAAGAAGGAGTGGATGGGATTTTCTCCTGTTACCAGGAGAAGGTGGTTAGGTTTCCGCCCCTTCAATTGAAAATATCCAAAACCCGCCTTAAAATAATGAAATTACTGGCCCAAAAAGATTTAACCGCCATTGAAATTGGTGAAGAAGTTGAAATATCCCGAGCAATGGTTTATAAACATCTTAACGGACTTATAGAAATGGGGATGGTGAAAAGATCCGAGTCAATGGAGAAATACAGCATAACCAAGGCAGGAATGCTGGCCTTAATCTGA
- a CDS encoding Lrp/AsnC family transcriptional regulator, which produces MKENENKNEIVEIDDVDREIINLFNEDGRMSYRKIAKLLNVSIGTVHNRMEKLTKNGVIQKFTPVIDHSKLGYNLTTIIGVRVKGGVLENWEDRTAYHKNVLCMYDVTGEFDAILVARFKDTSELDQFIKSLLREPDVQRTYTQTVLNIVKEDLSSSKML; this is translated from the coding sequence ATGAAAGAAAATGAGAATAAAAATGAAATCGTGGAAATAGACGATGTAGACCGAGAAATCATTAATTTATTCAACGAAGATGGGAGGATGTCTTACCGGAAAATAGCAAAACTCCTCAACGTCTCCATAGGCACAGTCCACAACCGAATGGAAAAACTCACCAAAAACGGAGTTATACAGAAATTTACCCCAGTGATTGATCACAGCAAACTGGGTTACAACCTCACCACCATCATCGGAGTGCGGGTGAAGGGTGGGGTTCTGGAAAACTGGGAAGACCGCACCGCCTACCACAAGAACGTCCTCTGCATGTACGATGTAACTGGCGAATTCGATGCCATATTAGTTGCCCGATTTAAAGATACCAGCGAACTAGATCAGTTTATCAAGAGCCTGCTGCGGGAACCAGATGTCCAGAGAACCTACACCCAAACCGTGCTCAACATAGTCAAAGAAGATCTTAGCTCCAGTAAAATGTTGTAA
- a CDS encoding histone deacetylase family protein: MISLVYSPDYALHQTGSHPENQGRLDIMMEYLTLEFGELTPEGGEIDIHPPTPASEEDLRQVHTPSHLEHLKNFAENGGGYLDYDTYESPQSYEIAKMAAGGAITACELVLGGHDFSYSLARPPGHHATSDKAMGFCLINNLAVALEYLRKNHDLEKFLILDFDAHYGNGTAEIFYQDPHVLYISIHQDPRTIFPGKGFVEETGMGLGQGFNLNLPVSPGSGTSDYIYLLEKILEPVIKQFQADFYFLDVGFDSHQEDPLSHLQLDDDFYPWIASYMRELASQMVLILEGGYSRDAMARSNLKMINVLRNKISPEEEWQPPGKLVVKEETKALFKEVQNRFSPYFTF, from the coding sequence TTGATTTCTCTGGTTTACTCCCCAGATTATGCACTGCACCAAACTGGATCCCACCCTGAAAACCAGGGTAGACTGGACATAATGATGGAATACCTCACCCTGGAGTTTGGTGAGCTCACACCGGAAGGTGGTGAAATTGATATACACCCTCCCACCCCGGCCAGTGAAGAGGACCTCCGGCAGGTGCACACCCCCAGCCATTTGGAACACTTGAAGAATTTTGCTGAAAATGGGGGAGGATACCTGGATTATGACACCTATGAATCACCCCAGAGTTATGAAATTGCCAAAATGGCAGCAGGAGGGGCTATTACCGCCTGTGAACTGGTTCTTGGCGGACATGATTTTTCCTATTCCCTGGCACGCCCTCCCGGCCATCACGCCACCTCAGACAAGGCCATGGGTTTCTGTTTAATAAACAATCTAGCTGTGGCTCTGGAGTACCTGCGAAAAAACCATGACCTGGAAAAATTCCTGATACTGGATTTTGACGCCCACTACGGGAATGGGACTGCAGAAATATTTTATCAGGACCCCCATGTCCTTTACATATCCATACACCAGGACCCTCGCACTATCTTTCCGGGTAAAGGCTTTGTTGAAGAAACAGGAATGGGATTGGGGCAAGGTTTTAACCTTAACCTGCCTGTGTCCCCGGGCTCCGGAACCTCTGACTATATTTACCTCCTAGAGAAAATCCTGGAACCAGTTATAAAACAATTCCAGGCCGACTTCTATTTCCTAGATGTGGGGTTTGACAGCCATCAAGAAGATCCACTCTCCCATCTACAGTTAGATGATGACTTTTATCCATGGATAGCTTCTTATATGCGTGAGCTGGCTTCCCAGATGGTGCTTATCCTGGAGGGTGGTTACAGTAGAGATGCCATGGCCCGGTCCAACCTGAAAATGATAAATGTGTTGAGGAACAAGATCAGCCCTGAAGAGGAATGGCAACCCCCGGGAAAACTGGTGGTGAAAGAGGAAACCAAAGCTTTATTCAAAGAGGTACAAAACAGATTTTCACCCTATTTCACCTTTTAA
- a CDS encoding DUF2100 domain-containing protein, producing the protein MDKIRFKQAQELLKEAGQSKTGSEKMKTPREGTINSLTYAEIMKSIIETEEFIYSSRPTHKLLQEDAEEFCGRLVDIRNKIDDILVEFGVLEKEDVEEKVGKLSERFIILTSKGNFKKIITRWGVEPQRIVVAGVPLEAEDMRILNPKIPETALEPIKKKISHVKNDISRKMEQLGVQEILVVVENDKSGELLAKRAVDLYEAKVMKRDNLKDVDILEFRKILEG; encoded by the coding sequence ATGGATAAGATCCGGTTCAAACAGGCTCAAGAACTTCTAAAAGAAGCAGGGCAATCAAAAACAGGCTCCGAGAAAATGAAAACCCCCCGTGAGGGCACTATAAATTCTCTAACCTATGCAGAAATTATGAAAAGTATTATAGAAACTGAAGAGTTCATTTACTCCAGCAGACCAACCCATAAATTGCTACAGGAGGATGCTGAAGAATTCTGTGGAAGGTTGGTAGATATAAGGAACAAGATCGATGATATCCTGGTTGAATTTGGTGTCCTGGAAAAGGAAGATGTGGAAGAGAAGGTAGGAAAACTTTCAGAGAGGTTCATCATACTTACCAGTAAGGGAAACTTCAAAAAAATCATTACCAGGTGGGGTGTGGAACCTCAAAGGATAGTGGTGGCTGGAGTACCATTAGAAGCTGAAGACATGCGAATTCTCAATCCTAAAATTCCTGAAACCGCACTTGAACCGATAAAAAAGAAAATATCCCATGTTAAAAATGATATAAGTCGTAAAATGGAACAACTGGGTGTACAGGAAATTCTGGTAGTGGTTGAAAACGATAAATCAGGAGAACTACTGGCAAAGAGGGCTGTAGACCTTTACGAAGCCAAAGTAATGAAAAGGGATAATTTAAAGGATGTTGATATCCTTGAATTCCGAAAAATTCTGGAAGGATGA
- the mptA gene encoding GTP cyclohydrolase MptA: MEPPCLPDTQEKLPTIPVHLTRVGVKGVKKLLKIERENKRPIVLLPSFDAYVDLPSTQRGIHMSRNPEAISDVLEEAVEDSAMEVESLCAEIVNLLLEKHKYAKRAEVSMKSDFMIMKKSPVTKHKTQEMVNIMADAIGYRNEEGVVIRKMIGAEVVGMTVCPCAQETVKESSKQKLLEFLDEETTEKVLEAVTFASHNQRGRGSIMIEVPAQQVIRGEDIIRIIEDSMSSYVCELLKRPDEHAVVINAHEHPMFVEDCVRNMIQKIVEEFSHLPDDTLITVQQVNEESIHRHNAFAEKVATMGELKAEIRNGGDK; encoded by the coding sequence TTGGAACCACCGTGTTTACCCGATACCCAAGAAAAGTTACCTACCATCCCCGTACACCTTACGCGAGTAGGAGTGAAAGGGGTTAAAAAACTATTAAAAATTGAAAGGGAGAACAAAAGACCAATAGTTCTTTTGCCCTCCTTTGACGCCTATGTGGATTTACCCAGCACGCAAAGGGGCATCCACATGTCAAGAAACCCAGAAGCCATTAGTGATGTCCTGGAAGAAGCTGTTGAAGACAGTGCAATGGAAGTAGAATCCTTGTGCGCGGAGATAGTTAACCTGCTACTGGAGAAGCATAAATACGCCAAACGAGCCGAGGTCAGCATGAAGAGTGACTTCATGATCATGAAAAAGTCACCGGTGACCAAGCACAAAACCCAGGAAATGGTGAACATAATGGCGGATGCCATTGGCTACCGTAACGAGGAGGGTGTGGTTATTCGGAAGATGATCGGGGCGGAAGTAGTAGGGATGACCGTGTGTCCCTGTGCCCAGGAAACAGTGAAGGAAAGTTCCAAACAGAAACTCCTGGAATTTTTAGACGAAGAAACCACGGAAAAAGTTCTGGAAGCTGTCACCTTCGCGTCCCACAACCAGAGGGGTCGGGGAAGTATTATGATTGAAGTACCAGCCCAGCAGGTAATCCGGGGCGAGGATATAATCAGGATAATTGAAGACTCCATGAGCTCCTATGTATGTGAACTTCTGAAAAGACCAGATGAACATGCGGTGGTGATTAATGCCCACGAGCATCCCATGTTCGTGGAAGACTGTGTGCGCAATATGATACAGAAGATCGTGGAAGAATTTTCCCACCTGCCAGATGACACCCTCATCACAGTGCAACAGGTAAACGAAGAAAGTATACACCGCCACAATGCATTTGCAGAGAAAGTAGCCACAATGGGTGAGCTTAAAGCTGAAATAAGAAATGGTGGAGACAAATGA
- a CDS encoding DUF2120 domain-containing protein → MRTREIAGQIMGQLEAFEGSKAAMDTTELLIVRGRSRQRIPPEELESTISQILQGLGAQKLDMYSDETADIITIMDEQIRSQVSIQEETDIYGIYRLKESFENMNCHADYGIGVVDDIAIFIILWKDKSGIGPLFVELVVSALEG, encoded by the coding sequence ATGAGAACACGCGAAATTGCCGGGCAGATCATGGGACAACTAGAGGCATTTGAAGGTTCTAAAGCAGCCATGGACACCACAGAATTACTTATAGTCCGGGGAAGATCCCGCCAGAGAATCCCACCGGAAGAACTGGAATCCACCATATCCCAGATACTTCAGGGATTAGGTGCCCAGAAGCTGGACATGTACTCCGATGAAACTGCCGACATCATCACTATAATGGATGAACAGATCCGTTCCCAGGTATCCATTCAGGAAGAAACAGATATATACGGAATCTATCGTCTAAAAGAATCCTTCGAAAACATGAACTGTCATGCCGATTACGGTATAGGTGTGGTGGATGATATTGCCATTTTTATTATTCTGTGGAAAGATAAAAGTGGTATAGGCCCCCTCTTTGTGGAACTGGTGGTTTCGGCACTGGAAGGATAA
- the cofG gene encoding 7,8-didemethyl-8-hydroxy-5-deazariboflavin synthase CofG, translating to MFKDQLILLLESQGEDVLHLMMQANSLRQTDEITYSKNVFLPLTNICRNECGYCTFRRNPEDDDATLVMPPQEVMATIHQADEYGCREALFTFGEQADATPKVEHALKKLGYSGMLEYLYDLCERTLDETNLLPHSNPGILEKDELKMLREVNASMGLMLETTSKRLMDTPAHEKSPGKDPQLRIKTIENAGKLKIPFTTGLLIGIGETVEERVESLLEIRRIQDKYGHIQEIIIQNFRTKPGIEMENHSEPSLLEMIRMVATTKLLFPDCSVQVPPNLNQDSAQVFLMAGADDWGGVSPLTRDYVNPEAPWPELDELNKLTSQLGFYLKERLPVYPPYLTKEFLSNRIQEKII from the coding sequence ATGTTTAAGGACCAGCTAATTCTTTTACTGGAATCTCAGGGTGAAGATGTTCTGCATTTGATGATGCAGGCCAACTCACTCCGTCAGACAGATGAAATAACCTATTCTAAAAATGTTTTCCTACCCTTAACCAATATCTGCCGCAACGAGTGTGGTTACTGTACCTTCCGCCGTAACCCGGAAGATGATGACGCCACTCTGGTCATGCCTCCCCAGGAAGTCATGGCCACCATTCACCAAGCCGACGAGTACGGCTGCCGGGAAGCCCTTTTTACATTTGGAGAACAAGCTGACGCAACACCCAAGGTTGAACATGCCCTGAAAAAATTAGGATACAGTGGGATGTTGGAGTATCTCTATGATCTTTGTGAGCGGACACTGGATGAAACTAACCTGCTCCCCCATAGCAACCCGGGAATACTTGAAAAAGACGAGCTTAAGATGTTGAGAGAGGTAAATGCATCCATGGGATTGATGCTGGAAACTACGAGCAAGAGGCTAATGGATACCCCGGCCCATGAGAAGAGTCCCGGTAAAGATCCACAGCTTAGAATTAAAACCATTGAAAATGCAGGTAAATTAAAGATTCCCTTTACTACTGGACTTTTAATTGGTATTGGTGAAACTGTAGAAGAACGGGTTGAGTCACTCCTGGAAATCAGGAGAATTCAGGATAAATATGGTCATATCCAGGAGATCATCATCCAGAATTTCAGAACCAAACCCGGCATAGAAATGGAAAACCACAGCGAACCTTCACTTCTGGAGATGATCCGAATGGTAGCGACCACCAAGCTGTTGTTCCCTGATTGCAGTGTTCAGGTCCCTCCTAATCTCAACCAGGATAGTGCCCAGGTATTTCTCATGGCCGGGGCCGATGATTGGGGAGGTGTTTCACCCCTAACCAGGGACTACGTGAACCCGGAAGCACCCTGGCCAGAGTTAGATGAACTTAACAAACTAACCAGTCAACTGGGATTCTATTTGAAAGAAAGACTACCGGTATATCCCCCATACCTTACTAAAGAATTTTTAAGTAACAGAATCCAGGAAAAAATAATTTAA